Proteins encoded in a region of the Triticum dicoccoides isolate Atlit2015 ecotype Zavitan chromosome 3A, WEW_v2.0, whole genome shotgun sequence genome:
- the LOC119272960 gene encoding uncharacterized protein LOC119272960, producing MDQEERGRKRIFKKKKWIKKKERNPPRLLGVCVGYPGRYRFVPLPRQPPELAVPIRRATSSCDAAFARRCPRIKNCRNGRLIIEVFHAGRFDHPLVVPLLAGESSTVLPQIRPHRDRWVQGTQTGFTEMFLPEDGGRDGITLVNLWKDWPKVYAEVCVLGSGSSGLPARGSAEIELPDDIVFHEMLPPIHGKVFMVTNLGYTLGLDLATRILFTLELPVGVRGNYMLSCAEDSGLYLLSADGFQLSVWLHRMSGNDGAGWLLVDTFCVSVGQACTPRAEDSWVPHDVCLDVVTVGDNADFVFLDHPASGALFYVHLRSRVVEKVYQRGADECGYKRATAGHVRVSPVMMIWPPIFPARNVRREE from the coding sequence ATGGAtcaagaagaaagaggaaggaaacgcattttcaaaaaaaaaaaatggaTCAAGAAGAAAGAGCGCAACCCGCCCCGCCTCCTCGGCGTCTGCGTCGGCTACCCCGGCAGGTATCGTTTCGTGCCTCTCCCGCGGCAGCCCCCGGAGCTCGCCGTCCCCATACGCCGCGCGACCTCCTCCTGCGACGCCGCCTTCGCTCGCAGATGCCCGCGAATCAAGAACTGCCGGAATGGTCGCCTCATCATCGAGGTCTTCCACGCCGGCAGATTCGATCACCCCCTCGTGGTGCCGCTTCTCGCCGGTGAGTCTTCAACCGTCCTCCCACAGATCCGGCCCCACCGTGACCGCTGGGTGCAGGGCACTCAAACGGGATTCACTGAGATGTTCCTACCCGAGGATGGGGGCCGCGACGGCATCACCTTGGTGAATCTGTGGAAGGACTGGCCAAAAGTGTATGCGGAGGTGTGCGTCCTTGGATCTGGCAGCTCTGGCCTCCCTGCCAGGGGCTCGGCAGAGATAGAGCTCCCTGATGACATCGTCTTCCATGAAATGCTACCACCCATCCATGGCAAAGTCTTCATGGTGACCAACTTAGGGTACACCTTGGGTCTAGATTTAGCCACCAGGATCCTTTTCACCCTGGAGCTACCAGTTGGAGTGCGGGGCAACTATATGCTCTCATGTGCGGAAGATTCCGGTCTCTATCTCCTCAGTGCAGACGGGTTTCAGCTCAGTGTGTGGCTCCATCGGATGTCGGGCAATGATGGCGCAGGCTGGCTGCTGGTCGACACATTTTGTGTCAGTGTGGGTCAGGCATGCACACCTCGCGCGGAGGACAGTTGGGTTCCTCACGATGTTTGCCTTGATGTTGTCACGGTCGGGGACAATGCTGACTTTGTGTTCTTAGATCACCCAGCAAGTGGTGCTCTCTTTTATGTTCATCTGAGGAGCAGGGTGGTTGAGAAGGTCTATCAGAGGGGGGCAGATGAATGTGGGTATAAACGTGCGACTGCTGGCCACGTACGTGTCTCTCCTGTTATGATGATCTGGCCGCCTATCTTCCCAGCGCGGAACGTGAGACGTGAAGAATGA
- the LOC119273228 gene encoding putative glutaredoxin-C2 — protein sequence MAYSCHQFARSAMADRVTNLASQRAVVIFGASNCCMCHAVNTLFTELGVSWTVHELDKDPRGKDVERVLVGMVGRNPPAPAVFIGGRLVGTTDQVMMLHVGGQLVLLLRQAGALWL from the coding sequence ATGGCCTACAGCTGCCACCAATTCGCTCGATCAGCGATGGCGGACAGAGTGACGAATCTGGCGTCGCAGCGGGCGGTGGTGATCTTCGGAGCGAGCAACTGCTGCATGTGCCACGCGGTGAACACACTCTTCACAGAGCTGGGCGTGAGCTGGACGGTGCACGAGCTGGACAAGGACCCCCGCGGGAAGGACGTCGAGAGGGTGCTCGTTGGCATGGTCGGACGCAACCCGCCTGCGCCGGCCGTCTTCATCGGCGGCAGACTTGTCGGCACCACCGACCAGGTCATGATGCTGCACGTTGGCGGCCAGCTcgtgctgctcctccgccaggccggCGCCCTCTGGCTCTGA
- the LOC119273225 gene encoding putative glutaredoxin-C2, with protein sequence MVDRVTKLASQRVVVIFGVSNRFMCHVVKTLFTELGVSWTVHKLAKDPWGKDVERALAGMVMTLHLGGQLVPLLSQAGALWL encoded by the coding sequence ATGGTGGACAGGGTGACGAAGCTGGCATCGCAGCGCGTGGTGGTGATCTTCGGTGTGAGCAACCGCTTCATGTGCCATGTGGTGAAGACGCTCTTCACGGAGCTGGGCGTGAGCTGGACGGTGCACAAACTGGCAAAGGACCCCTGGGGGAAGGACGTCGAGAGGGCGCTTGCTGGCATGGTCATGACACTGCACCTTGGCGGCCAGCTTGTGCCGCTCCTCAGCCAGGCTGGTGCCCTCTGGCTCTGA